Below is a window of Humulus lupulus chromosome 2, drHumLupu1.1, whole genome shotgun sequence DNA.
GTAACAATTGCCtgatgaagaagctgcatgaTAAGAAAATGAAATGAGTCATCTTTTGATCAAAATTAAAAACACGATCGAGTTTAGTTTGGTAACAACCAGTAAATAGGCTCCAAATGAGCTGCCAAATATGAAAAGAAGGCTCCCAATGCCCTTCAAGGCAATTGCTGCGGCGACCAAGTTTTTAATCTGCCAACAATAATTTCAACATCATTTGCATATGCTAACTAAAACACACTTACATGTGgtagaaaattaaaattgatcaAAAGTAGAATGCATTGCTCACCTCAACTTCTGGAGCTTTGACCCCAGTGTGGGTTGACAGGCGACTAGAAAAAGCACGGAATTTTGGTGTCAAAGATTTTGCCGCAGGTCCACCATCAGTACCAAAGTCATTGAACCTACAGAAACAAACAGATTCATGATTCAAGATCAAGCATCTATATGAAACTTTATTCTATATTGTATTACTATCTACACCATCCATAATGTGACTTGAGACAGAATGAGCCGTGGAGATTAACAGCAAAGTAACAACTATACATATAATTACCACTGCTAACACATCCACAAATAGAATATTAACTGGACTCCAACAAAGTCTAATTTAGTTTTTGTGAAAACACACTTGTTTCAAATGGAAAGTACAATCAAATTAACGGTTCCCAAATACGAAAGCAAAAGAGGGGCTATGCCCTCCTATCCAGATTCTAAAGTTTCATTACATATGGGACAAAACTGAAGAAATTCAACCATTATCTAAGTCAAACATTTTAGttactcaaataaaaaaaaaagcattgcTCATACAAAAACACAACATGATTAATTAGCCAACAAACTATTTATTctaacaaaaaattatttttggatTTGGACTAAAGTGGATGCAAACCCACTTCTAACTAGCTAGCAACTAAGCATAAATCATAAAGCTTATTAAAGTAACTAAAAATCCTTAACTTCATTGAAAAACTAAAATTATTAGAAACCAGAtcacaaaagaaaaaaagttcACACTTAGCAATAACAAAAAATGTATGGAATtcaaacatttatttatttaaaaacaatatataGATGGGAACAAAAAGTATAAAACTAGCAGTAGCAAAAAAACTACACCCATTTGAAATCCAAATTAAAATTAAGTGTCAGTTATAATTATAGAGCCAGATCCAATCTAAGATAACATAACCATAGGAACTAGATGTTCGCAATAAATTCCCATTAATGTCTGATCTAACTATCTTTTCTAATCAATAATCGACCACGTAAAccttataattaatatattcatAAAGAATAAACATTTAAACAAAATTCTAAATCTCTACTTGAAAAGCAGTGACTATAGTACTTGAGCTAGTTAAACTAATTTCTAACTAAGAGACCATAATTTACGTCACAAAGTCTCAAACTATCAGATCCGAACTTTACAAAAAAAACAGCCAATTTTCCCCCGCATTTTCTCGGGAAACAAACGGAACAAATTTCTAACTAAGTGACCATGATTTACGTCACAAAATCTCAAACTATCAGATCCAAActttacaaaaacaaaaaaaacagcCAATTTTCCCCACATTTTCTCGGGAAACAAACGGAACCAGAGAAAAAATAAGATTAAATTGAACACTTAACAAAGTCTCACTTGACAACTACAACacccaaaaaaataaaaacgAAGTCACTAAAGTAGTTGAGCTTGTTGAACCAAGTTCTAACAAAGAAACCAAAATTTACATCACAAAATTACAAAACAATCAGATCCGAAGCTTCAAAAGAATCAGAAAGTCCaaactataaaataataataataataaaacagcCAATATTCCCCCGCATTTTATCGGGAAACAAAcaaggaaaaaagaaaagaaaagcaaaGCAAAGATGGAAGAGTGAGATCCGGTGGTTCTTACTCTTGCCAAGCGGAGAGAACGAAGACGGAGACGAATAGAACTCTACCGACGAAGGAGACGAAGGCCATGGCTAGCTGTACCAGTACGGACGGGGCAAGTCAAAAGGACACCCGTTTTGAGATTcgaaaaaattcaaatttagcgaagatgagagagagaaagggtttcGTTTCGTTTTCGGTCTCTGTGTTTGTTTGGGGGCCGGCTGACTCTATTTACGGGCAAACTTAAGAGAGAGAACAGTGGAGCAGACACGGAAACGACGTCGTAAATCGAGATAAAGAAGAGCAGGGTCTAACGAGCGCAAACACTCCCTTAGGTGTCATCCCACTCGCGTATACTCTCTCGTTTTTTGCAATCGCTACCGTACACGTATAACGAACCAATCAAATCGTATGATGGCACAGCTTTGGAGTCATCGCTCGATGAAGTGGCCGAATGATGAAGCGAGTATATGAATATGTGGGGGAGAGTGGAGAAGGATTCGAACTTGAAGTGTGTTTTGTGGGATTTGTAATTTACGTTTGTACCCTTCTACTTTGTCTTTTTGCTTAgtgtttttttgttcttttttgtTTTCGTAGCTCCCattattgaatattattattttttataagtgTCTCATGTTCCAAGAACAATGAAGAAAGAAGGGTTTGAATCACAaactttattaattgttatcaaCTTTCTTCTTCTAATTATACTTTTCCTTCTgagatgttttttttttcaaatgtcgAGTGTGGTGGATAGTcttatgaaaataaatacataaataaataaaatgtgttcTAGTTTTCTTTTTGGAATTTGTCAATTTTGTGATTATGAAGCTTTACACGATTCTTTtgggaaatttgatttttgatGTATAAAAGGAGTCCTATGTCAAAATAATACATAGCtaaaaaaacatcacatttttattttagtATTCCCTTTCATTTTCAAATGTCTATGaagttttccttttttttctcttattgtgttctccatctctatctcTCACGtattccctctctatctctctaaGCTCTCATACACAAAGACAGTCACCATTATCTTAATCTATACTACATTTTTATATTTCGGATCTAAGAGCCAGTTGTAAATCATTTCAAGccaagaaacttcattttggattctCTTTCGGATCTAGGGGCAAAAGTATTCAagtttaattataatttttcactGTCGGAATGAACTTTCGTTCCTTTCTGAGTTTTTTTCTGGTTGTTTTGTCTGCCTCGATGAGGCTCGATGGCCcttgatggacctcgataaaactcGCATACGTTTATGTCCATTGGCTACCTCGATATGcatcgatggacctcgatagaggcatagaacttaatatatatatatagtatgtgCTTCGATGGGCCTCGATGCGTTCATAAGAATATTTTTTGGGCAATCTGCCTCGATGTACCTCGACTGTCCTCGATAGACCTTGATAGGTCATAAGAATTacattggattgtttgcctcgattgtactcgatagacctcgatagtTTGACATTGATAGGTCTCGACATATCTCGACAGAAATCAATTTTTTGCTGTTTAtattatagttttaattttttaccaattttttgttttttttatacagATTCAACTatttccatatttgttgcattcaatagTATTTAAGAACtggaaaatagggattggattttcagggatgctgaaaatcaagttctacc
It encodes the following:
- the LOC133819007 gene encoding uncharacterized protein LOC133819007, giving the protein MAFVSFVGRVLFVSVFVLSAWQEFNDFGTDGGPAAKSLTPKFRAFSSRLSTHTGVKAPEVEIKNLVAAAIALKGIGSLLFIFGSSFGAYLLLLHQAIVTPILYDFYNYDVEKKEFAQLFPQFTQNLALFGALLFYIGMKNSIPRRQLRKKAPKAKTT